The sequence below is a genomic window from Paenibacillus sp. DCT19.
TATTTCATATCAATTGCTTTCTTATGAACGAATGAAAGGTCAGGTGAGTGTACATGCAACACGATTATTTAGTCATAGGTTCCGGATTATTCGGTAGTACATTTGCTTATGAAGCAGCCAAACGGGGGAAGCGAGTAAAGGTTATCGAAAAACGAGACCACGTTGGCGGTAATATCTATACGGAACCGATCGAGGACATACATGTTCATAAATATGGGGCGCATATTTTTCACACCAATAATAAGGAAATCTGGGACTACATCAATCAATTTGCGGAGTTCAATCGATATACGAACAGCCCCGTAGCCAATTATAAAGGTGAAATATACAATTTACCCTTTAATATGAATACATTTAATCAGCTATGGGGCACGATTACCCCTGATGAAGCTAAGTTGAAGATTGCAGAACAGATCCAGGCAACACAGATTAAAGACCCCAAAAACCTGGAAGAACAAGCGATTTCATTAATCGGAACGGATATTTATTACAAATTGGTGAAGGGTTATACAGAAAAACAATGGGGGCGCAAAGCAACCGAGTTACCTCCGTTTATCATTAAACGTGTCCCTGTCCGCTTCACGTATGATAATAATTATTTTAATGACCGTTATCAGGGGATTCCTGTTGGTGGCTATACACAAATCATCGAAAAAATGCTATCGAGTGAATTGATCGAGGTAGAGATAAATCAGGATTTTTTTTCAAACAAAGAATCCTACTTAAAAAGCTTCCCCAAAATTGTGTATACAGGAATGATTGATCAATTGTTTGATTACACATTTGGTGAGTTAGAATATCGAAGTTTACGATTCGAATCCTCGACTATAGATCAGCAAAACTATCAAGGCAATGCAGTTGTAAATTATACTGATTCCGAAACACCATACACTCGAATTATTGAGCATAAACACTTTGAATTCGGCAAGCAGTCCAAAACAATCATAACAAAAGAATATCCCCAAGCTTGGAGCAAAGGCGACGAACCCTACTACCCTCTAAATGACGAAAGTAATACTGAAAAATATAGAAAATATCACAAACTTGCAGAGCAATCACCACATATTATATTGGGTGGACGTCTAGGAATGTATCAATATTATGATATGCACCAAGTTATTGCAGCTGCCTTGAACACAGTTAGCATAGAATTCGGGCAGTCCCATTGAAAGTCGCTATTGAGCGACTTTTTTTATTTATAGATCAATATAACAATAGTCTTCCTAATACAACTTTATGCTATATTATGTCTACATAATAATGAAATCGTTTTCTTTCGTTGGGGAAAAGTAATGATTAGCTAGAAATCGGAGGAGTTGACGTGTTGAGAAATACAAATACGAAATGGCGGCTATCCATTAATAAACGTCTGATCATAGCGTTTATTGTTGCGACATTTCCAATATATTTACTTGCAGGCATATTGTACAACTGGACTTCGGATTTACTACGGAAAGATATTATGACCTCGACTGAAACGCAGTCTCAAAAGTATTTAAGTGAGCTTAATAGTACCCTTAGCCGCTTTAATTCACTTCAGTACGATATGCTTAACGATGAATATGTAATCCAGTTTGCGAATGCATATGACACGCTTGAGTCCTATCACAAAATTCAGCTTATTCATTTTTTGAGATCCAAACTAGTATCCATTCGAAACAGCAGCGACTTCATCGTGGATGTACGTCTTTATTTAACAAATCTTGATATTGAAATATCCGCAAACGACGGTTACGGTCAGTTGAAGGTTACAGATATCCCTCCTGAAAAGCTGAAAGATCCTTATCATCTTATTACTTATGATGACAGATTGCTTAGCGTCGCATACCCTCTTGAGAGCGAATATAGAACCACCCCTGAAATAATCGTTGAGATCGAAATGAGAACGAGTGAACTTCATCGCAGCTTCGAAGCTGCGTTAGAAAAAGATTATTCTGGCGCGATTGTACTCGGACTAGGTCGAAACGCCAAAAATATGATTGTTGTGAATGATGACAAATTAGAACAGTCAATCACACGGCAGTATGGGGAAATGAAACAATCAACTCAAGAAGCTTCACCAATTCAAACGAATAAAGATTATATTTTTGTAAGATCTTCTCTGGCGGAAAATGACTTGTATATCGATCATTATTTGTATACACCAACGATGTTTGAACCAATCTCGAAATCTATTATCTGGTTCTGGCTATTCTTCGGACTGACCATTCTAATGGTTGCCCTGTATCTGTACTACATCAACAGAATCATTAATAAGCCTATGGTGAAGCTTGTTCGCGCGTTCAAGCGAATTGAAGAGGGAAATTTGGAACTCAATATTCATCATAATAAGGAAGACGAATTCGGTTATTTATACAAACGTTTCAATGATATGGTAATCAATTTGAATATTTCAATAGATGAGATCTATAATCAGCGGATTCATCGACAAAATGCGGAGCTGAAACAGCTTCAATCACAGATTAATCCTCATTTCCTATATAATTGCCTGTTCAGTATCATTCGTCTTATTAAAATGGAAAAAGACAAAGAAGCCGTGCATTTCACGGATCAGCTTGCCAAGTATTTTCAATTCATAACGCGCAACTCTAGAGATACAGTCACCCTTGAGAATGAAGTGGCACATGCTCGTAATTATGCCATGCTACAATTAGCTAGATTTTCAGATCGGGTGACCGTGAATTTTGGCGAATTACCGAACAGTATCAAAGCTCTTTCGGTTCCACGCCTAATTATTCAGCCTATAGTTGAAAACGCATTCGTGCACGGCTTGGAAAATGTGATAGAAGGAGGTATTCTTAGCGTTTCGTTCCTGGATAAACCTGAACAGATCGTGGTTCTTGTCGAAGATAACGGTGAGGACAGTGAGGATGCTATAAAAAAACTGTCTGCGCTTCTATCGGATACGCAAGATGAACAAGAGATCTCGGGGATTTTGAATGTGCATAGAAGGCTTCAGTACAAATACGGACCAGAGAGTGGGATAAAGGTCAGTCCTAGTGAGCTAGGTGGAGTAAAGATTGAACTAACGATTTCACGGAAAGAGGCGAGTGACGATGTACCGGATGTTAATTGTGGATGACGAGAAACTGCTGTTGAATGGATTATACGAATTGTTCCTGGAAGCCGAAGGACATCGACTTGAAGTTTACAAAGCATCTACTGCATTGGAGGCTTTGAGAGTCATGTCTGAAAAGCGGGTTGATATTCTGTTGTCCGATATTAAAATGCCTAAGATGTCGGGATTAGAACTTGGTGATCAGGTAAAACGGCAATGGCCGGAATGCAAACTCATATTCCTTACAGGCTTCGATCAATTTGATTATGTTCATCATGCCATTAAGCAAGGTGCACAGAACTATATATTGAAAGCAGAGGGAGACGATGCGATCGTAGAGGCAGTTCGTAAAACCATTCGTGATTTGGATGAAGAACAGAAGATGGACACTTTAATCAAACAAGCACGTGACATACAGAAAAAACATGCGGAGCATCACCGCCTTATCTACCTATCTGACTTACTGGAGGGCTTACAATCGCAGGAGGATCTAACACCACAACATTTGGAGGCAATGGGGATCAAACTTGCAATAGACCGCCCCTTTATTATGTGTGTGGCAAGATTAGATTTGGTGAATTCTTCATTACGAGCTAGAGAGAGACAGTTACTTTTCACGGCACTGCATACCGTTTGTGTACGATTTCTGTCAGCCTATTCCGAATTCACAGACGTTGTATATAACCGGGAGTATTATGTTTTCTTCATTCAATCTCGTGATCACTCCTCAAAAGCTGATGAGCAGTTAATAACTTTTATTAACGGGTCTATTGAATTGATTCAGCAAACATTAGAAAAATCGACAGGATATACATTTTCATTTGCACTTACAGAACGATCTATTGTTTGGAGCGATGTAGTCAAGCAGTTTACAGTTCTCAAAGCCTTCTTATCTCGATACTATGATGCTCAAAAAATCATCGTGAGGAATAACAACTTTACAGGTTCGGAGAATCAAGATGAAGAAGAGGTACGTGGGTTCATTGAGGTTTTCCATAAGAAGGCAAATGCACTAGAGACGTACATTGAATCTGGACGAAGAGATGAAGTTCAATTTATATTGTCAGAACTGGCGTCTTATGCTGAGTGGGAGGCCATTGATGATATGCGATACATGGAGATGTATTGCGCGGTAGCACTTCGTATACTGACATCTGCCAACAAATTAGGGCTGGATCGTGATACTACAGTTGCTTCCCATATGTCCAAGCTGTTACAGCCCACATCCATTCTTATACGAAAAGAAGGGATCAAGACATTACAGCACATCTTAAACCAATTTGAACATTACCACTCCTCTCAGTCTTCTAGCATGCGGATAGACATACTCTGGAAAATTAATCAGTACATTGAAACACATTTAGGTGGTGACCTTTCTGTATCCAATCTTGCGGAGCAAGTGTACTTGAATCCGGATTATCTATCCAGAATGTTTAAACAATCAAAAGGCATAACCCTTACGGAGTATATCGCAGCTCTGAGAATTCAAAGAGCCAAAGAACTACTAACGGACCCAAGAAATCTCGTGCAGGATATCGCCAAAGCCCTTGGCTTCACTTCGGCTGGTTATTTCAGTCGATTCTTTAAAAAAGAAACGGGACAAACCCCGCAGGAGTTTCGGACATCTTAAAGACGCAAGGTACACGTTGTCGGCAGAATACAAGGAATATCGGAATTTTGAAATCGCTTTCTTTCCCTCTGGACTGTAAGCTTATCTTGTACTTAATATTGAATGACTGGAGGGGTATACATGACGAACAAAAAAAGGAAAGTATTCTCTTTTGCTGTAGTAATGATGCTAAGTGTCTCACTTCTGGCCGGATGCAGTTCGAACAATGCAAACAAGGTGTCCAATAATGAGGGCGTCAGCACAGCAACAAATCCCCCGTCTGATCCGATGGCTAAGTATGATCCACCCATCGAACTAACAGTTGCTATATCGATTGCCGACGCAATCGCCGATGGCTTTTCTGAGGAGAAGTGGGAGAATAGCGAATGGATCAAAGCCTATCGGGATGAGCTTGGTATTATTGTTAAACCGCTATGGTACACCAAAGGTGCAGATGCAGGAAAGCAGAAAATGAGCGTTGCTATCGCATCCGGTGATATACCGGATCTTGTAGGCGCGAGTCTGGAAAATCTCGCAACGCTGTCGAAGACCAATCTATACACTGATTTAACAGATGTTTATAAAAATTATGGAACACCATTGACGAAGGAGATCATTACCGAGGAAGGCAACACAGCCCTAGAGTCAGCAACCTTTGGAGGGAAGTTAATTGCTATTCCATCGACTAGCTCATCTATTGATAGTGCTTCCTTTTTGTGGGCACGCCAAGATTGGTTGGAAAAGTTAGGTCTACCGAATCCAAAGACGACAGATGAACTATACTCGGCTCTCAAGGCAGTTGTGGAGCAGGATCCTGACGGCAATGGTAAGAAGGATACTGTTGGGCTCATGCTGAGCAAAGATTTCCTTACTCCTGGGTTGGCTGAAGCCATAGGATTATTTAATGCCTTCGATGCTTATCCGAAAACGTGGGTTCGTGGAACAGACGGTAAGCTTGTGTACGGTAGCGCACAGCCAGAAGTCAAGGATGCTCTTGCATATCTTAACAAACTGTATAGTGAAGGTTTGATTGAGAAAGACTTTGGCGCAAAAGATTCAGGTAAAGCAGCCGAGTTGGCTGCTGCTGGAAGAGTCGGTTTCAACTTTGGTCAAATGTGGAATGGGATGTATCCGTTACAGCAGACAAAGGATAATTTCCCGGATTCCAACTGGATGGCTTACCCGATCGTATCCAAGGATGCACAACCTGCTAATCCTCAAATCCAGTTAAATGTTGAGAATTACTATGTGATGCGTAGTGGATACGAGCACCCGGAAGCCATTATGAAACTGATTAATTTCTGGACAGAGTTGAACTATGGGGATACATCCTCCGAGGAATACAACCGATTCTTGGGTCCTGAACCAGCTCCGGGACATCATTATGCCGTTGCAAAGGCGTGGAAAGCAAAAAAGAACCTTCAAGGTCATCTTAATATAACAGAAGCTTTCAAAACGGGGAATGCCTCTAATTTGAATGCTGAAGAAAAAGGATACTATGATAATATTCAAAAATACAAAGATGGAGACAACGCCAACGCTCAATACGAGAAGGTGTTCGGCGAAACCGGTTCGTTTAAATATATGAACGAATATGTTAATCAAGATCTATTCAAAATGAATGAGTTCTATGGTGCACCAACGGCTGCCATGAAAAACCGGTTGAAAACGATTGAACAGGCAGTTATTGAATATTACACAAAAGTTATTATGGGATCCGACTCACTGGATAATTTCGATAAATTCGTTGATCAATTGAACAAACTCGGCCTCGAAGAAGTTACGAAAGAGGTCAATGACTGGGACGCAGCTAAATGATGATGAATAGGGGAACTTCGCAGTTCCTCTATTTTTATAAAAACGGATGGAGTGTGCACACATGGAGCTAAAAGGAACCCGTAAACGTCGGTTCTCTACTGGTGCTTACCATATGATGCTGTTGCCGGCGGTCATTCTGGTTCTCATCTACAGCTATGGACCGATTGTTGGCATCGTTATTGCATTTCAAGATTTTATTCCCTCAAATGGATGGTTTAACTCAGAATGGATTGGATTCGATAACTTTAAGTACGTATTCGGTATGCCAGATACGATGCAAGTTATTGGAAATACCTTATTCATTTCATTGTTGAAAATGATCGTTGGTATCATATTTCCTCTTGGATTGGCGATCTTGCTTAATGAAGTTAAGAACGTTGTATTCAAACGAACAGTTCAGACGGTCGTCTATATGCCTTATTTTATTTCCTGGATTATATTATCCGGCATACTAATTGACATACTGTCACCTTCAGGCGGTATTATCAATAATTTTCTAGGACTTTTTGGTTTTGAACCTATTTATTTTTTAGGCGATGGTGCATGGTTCCGCTTTGTAATTGTTGCTTCACATATATGGAAAGAACTTGGCTTTGATACGATCGTATACTTGGCCGCAATTCTAAGCATCGATAAGTCTTTATACGAAGCAGCAGCGTTGGACGGTGCTGGACATATCAAGCAAATGTGGCATATTACACTTCCTGGTATGAAACCAATCATCGTATTACTTAGTGTTCTAAGCCTTGGAAATATATTAAACGCAGGTTTCGATCAGGTGTTTAATCTGTACAGTCCTCAAGTCTATTCCAGTGCAGACATTCTGGATACGTATGTGTTTCGGATCGGCATGGAGCAGATGCAGTATGGTGTAGCAACAGCTGTTGGACTTTTCAAATCGTTCGTGTCATTTATCTTCATCTGTACCTCCTATCTTCTTGCCTATAAGCTCGCGAATTATCGCATTTTTTAATTGGAATTTACGAGCGATAAGCCCCATTTCTCTCAATAAATAAGGAGGCTGTATACATGATCGAACGACGCACGCTTTCTCGAAAAGTATTCCTATATGCGAACTATATTTTCTTAACCTTATTTTCCATCACTTGTTTATTCCCTATTATTCATATGGCCGCTTTATCCTTCAGTAGTAATGCAGCCGTTTCAGCTGGATGGGTGACGATTTGGCCTGTGGATTTTAATCTGGATTCCTATAAATATATCTTCAGTAACAACATCTTTATGAGTACGGTACTCGTTTCCTTTCAAAGGGTGATACTCGGGGTTTCCTTAAGTTTAACCCTCACTGTTCTTGCTGCTTATCCGCTCTCGAAATCCAATTTGAAGTTTCGTTCCAGAACGATATACTCCTGGTTTTTCGTTATAACGATGATCTTTAATGGAGGATTAATACCAACCTTCATGGTAGTTAAAGAGACGGGGCTAATGGACACCATCTGGGCTCTTGTCATCCCTTCAGCGGTTAATGTATTTAATATTGTGCTCATGCTTAACTTTTTCCGTACTCAGCCGCCAGAGCTTGAAGAATCTGCCCAAATGGATGGCGCAGGTTCCTTGCGAACATTATGGAGCATTTACTTGCCCATATCTAAACCATCCTTAGCCACAATCGCCCTATTTTCAATCATTTTTCACTGGAATTCATGGTTTGATGGCATGATCTATATGAACTCACCGTCCAACTATCCGTTACAGACCTATTTACGAACCGTTATTGTATCAAGAGATTTAACCAATATGAACGCGAGCGATTTATCACTCCTTGCTAATATTTCTAATCGTACGGTCATGGCAGCCCAATTGTTCGTATCCATGCTGCCCGTCTTATGTATCTATCCTTTCCTGCAAAAGTATTTCGTCAAAGGGATCGTGCTTGGCAGTGTCAAAGGGTAGTTTAATCAAACTATACATTATGAGGTGACACATGAATCAGGATCTATTGAAGCGTGCTTTTTTAAATCCGGGTCACTCGTTTCGCTCAGTTCCATTCTGGGCTTGGAACGACAAGTTGGAGCAAGAGGAGTTGAATCGCCAGATTGATGGTTTCAAGGAACAGGGCATGGGCGGTTTTATGATGCATGTGCGTGAGGGCTTGGAAACACCTTATCTGAGCCAAGAGTTTATGCATCGGATCAAGGACAGTGTTGCTAAGGCGAAGGAGTCAGGCATCTCTGCCTGGTTGTACGATGAAGATCGATATTCCTCAGGGATGGGTGGTGGAATGGTCGCGAGTAAAGGCGGCGATAAGGTGCGTGCCAAGGCACTGACTTTAGATATGAGCCGCACCTTTGATCGAGAAGATACATCCATTGTGGCCATATATCACGCCATCATAATAGGGGAAGTATCACGAAGCTGAGGCAACTGGCAGAGAATGAACTCGGAGTGGTTCTTCAGACGAAAGATGAGATCTATCTCATCTTCCGTGTGAGAATCGCTGATAAAAACGACTGGTGTCATGGGGACACCTACACGGATCTTATGAATCCTGAAACGGTAAAGTTATTTATTGAGACGAACTATGAACCTTACAGAGAAGCAGTTGGAGAAGAATTCGGAAAAACGATTCCTGGGATATTTACCGATGAGCCGACGATCCAAGGTTTTGCCGAACGTATGAATGAACCAGAATTGACTTGGATTGCATGGAGTGAACTATTTGCACACGAGTTTGAAGTCAGAAGAGGATATTCCATATGGACGTTGCTTCCATACTTCTTTTTTCAAGGTCCCCTTTCTTCACAAATACGTTATGATTATTGGTTGACCGTGACGGAAACGTTCAGCGAATCGTATACGAAACAAATTGGGGAGTGGTGCCAAGAACAGGGCATTCAGTTCACCGGACATTTTCATTCCGAAGGTAGTATTGTCGGACAGACTCGTCATAGCGGTTCAGTAATGTCGCATTATCGATATTTGCACATTCCGGGTATTGACACACTGGGTGAGCAAACCAAAGAACATTTAACGATCAAACAGGTCTCCAGTGTTGCGAATCAGCTTGGTAAGAAACAAGTAATCACCGAAACTTACGGTGTGACAGGCTGGGACTTAACTTTTGAGAGTCGAAGATGGATGGGGGATTGGCAATTTGCTTTAGGCATTAATTTATTGACTCATCATTTATCCTGGTATTCACTCAGAGGATGTCGTAAGCGGGATTACCCACCATCTTTCAATTATCATACGAACTGGTGGAGTCATAATCGGCGCATGGAGGATTATTATGCAAGACTGGGCTCTGTCTTAAGTGAGGGGAAATTAACTCGGAATGTGCTCGTGATTCATCCAGCTTCATCGGTGTGGTCACATCTCGGGCAAAATGTGAACATATCTTCATGGAAAAATACAGCCGGTAATGAATCCATGCTGACAGACTATGATAAGTCTTTCAACGAATTCGTCAACCGGATGGTTGAATGGCATGTCGACTATGATCTGGGTGATGAGCTTATAATGAAAGAGTTCGCCAGAGCTGAGAAAGGTCAGCTATACGTCGGTGAAGCACAATATTCACTCATTGTTCTACCTTCTCTACACAATGTCATGTCCTCAACACTTGAGGTGTTGCTTTCATTTATGGACAGTGGAGGTATTGTTGCTGCATTTGGGGAAGTGCCGTACTTAGTAGATGGCAGGTCGGAGAGTCTGCAACGTTTGGATGATCTAAAAAAGCATTTCCAATATATTCAATTCAAAGATTCTGCTGAACTGATAACGCTGTTGGACGAGAAAACATCACGTGCCGTAAGCATTCTGGATCAGGATGGCAATGAAGCGAAGCATTTTCTTCACATGCACCGGCAAGTACAACATGGCTCGACTGTTTTTATTGTAAACAATGATCGGAATAACACCCATCAAGTGGAGATCAGTATTTCAGAAGGGCAACACCTGGAAGAATGGGATGCTTGGTCGGGAGAAATGATTCCACGCCCAGTTGCTAAGAAAGATGGCAAGATACGCTTCAGCGATACATTCGGGCCAGCACAGTCCAAGCTATATATTGTTTCATCCACTTCAAGTAATCAAGAGGAAATTGCAACCGTTAACAACGATCAGATGACTGACGTGAATCAAAATCATGGTTCCGCTCAAGATCATACCCTGTTTGAAATAAGCAATAAGTACATTTCAGAGCTACAGCCTGTCTCGTTTGAGAGAACTGCACCTAATGCGCTTGTTCTTGATCAATGCCAGTTTCGCATGGGGAATGAACCGTGGTCTAAGCCTATGGAGGTGTGGAGGGCTCAACGTATGATTCGTGAACGACTGGGTATGCGTCAGGTATTCCACAACGGAAACCTACAGAGGTACTTTTGGATTCATCAGGAACATCCGGGCAATGAAACCCCGCTGGAACTGAGGTTTACATTTGTGGTCGCCGATGTGCCAGCGAATGATGCATTTCTGGTACTTGAAGATGCACATCGTTTCGACTACGAGCTTAATGGCAACTGCTTAGATAAAAAGCCAGAAGGATATTATTTGGATCGGAGTATGCAAAAAATTAAACTGTCAGGATTGCATGAAGGTATAAATACGCTAAAAGTTCTGATCTCGTACTGTAACGATATGGAATTGGAGAATGCATATATTATTGGAGATTTTGCTGTCGACCCTTATCGTAAAATAGTGATTGAGCCTAACAATCTAACTTACGGCGACTGGCGTAAACAAGGCTATCCCTACTATTGTGGCAGTATGAACTATTATTTCGAGATCGAAAAGGGTATTGAATCAGTTAACGGATACAGACTGGAGTTTGGTAAATATGCGGCTGTTCTACTTGAAATCAAGCTGGACGGAACAATATCTAAGACCATTCCGTGGAAAAGCGAGGCATGGTTTGACATAGATCCTGGCGTTCTGACGTGCCAGAAGAATAAAGTCGTGGTTGAAGTCGTTGGAAGTCCAAGGAATCTGTTCGGCCCACTTCATCAACAGGAGACCAATTCAAGCTGGATTGACTGGTGGTCATTTCACCCCGAAGATGAAGATTATACATTAGAATACCAAGGCACTCCCTACGGTTTATTAGAACCCATCAAACTTCTAAGTAGTAACAAGAAGGTTCGAGATTATTGATAGAAAGGAGACGTGACGGATGAAACCGGTGAATTTAAGGATCAATAATTATTATTCTCCTTTGGGTATGGATACCAAAGTTCCCGTATTGGGCTGGCAGCTAGAAAGTGAAGAGCGTGGACAACACCAGGCGTATTACCGAATTATATTTGCAGAACAGAAAACGGATATCGAACAATATAAATATTTATTGTGGGATAGCGGGAAGGTAA
It includes:
- the glf gene encoding UDP-galactopyranose mutase — translated: MQHDYLVIGSGLFGSTFAYEAAKRGKRVKVIEKRDHVGGNIYTEPIEDIHVHKYGAHIFHTNNKEIWDYINQFAEFNRYTNSPVANYKGEIYNLPFNMNTFNQLWGTITPDEAKLKIAEQIQATQIKDPKNLEEQAISLIGTDIYYKLVKGYTEKQWGRKATELPPFIIKRVPVRFTYDNNYFNDRYQGIPVGGYTQIIEKMLSSELIEVEINQDFFSNKESYLKSFPKIVYTGMIDQLFDYTFGELEYRSLRFESSTIDQQNYQGNAVVNYTDSETPYTRIIEHKHFEFGKQSKTIITKEYPQAWSKGDEPYYPLNDESNTEKYRKYHKLAEQSPHIILGGRLGMYQYYDMHQVIAAALNTVSIEFGQSH
- a CDS encoding sensor histidine kinase; protein product: MRNTNTKWRLSINKRLIIAFIVATFPIYLLAGILYNWTSDLLRKDIMTSTETQSQKYLSELNSTLSRFNSLQYDMLNDEYVIQFANAYDTLESYHKIQLIHFLRSKLVSIRNSSDFIVDVRLYLTNLDIEISANDGYGQLKVTDIPPEKLKDPYHLITYDDRLLSVAYPLESEYRTTPEIIVEIEMRTSELHRSFEAALEKDYSGAIVLGLGRNAKNMIVVNDDKLEQSITRQYGEMKQSTQEASPIQTNKDYIFVRSSLAENDLYIDHYLYTPTMFEPISKSIIWFWLFFGLTILMVALYLYYINRIINKPMVKLVRAFKRIEEGNLELNIHHNKEDEFGYLYKRFNDMVINLNISIDEIYNQRIHRQNAELKQLQSQINPHFLYNCLFSIIRLIKMEKDKEAVHFTDQLAKYFQFITRNSRDTVTLENEVAHARNYAMLQLARFSDRVTVNFGELPNSIKALSVPRLIIQPIVENAFVHGLENVIEGGILSVSFLDKPEQIVVLVEDNGEDSEDAIKKLSALLSDTQDEQEISGILNVHRRLQYKYGPESGIKVSPSELGGVKIELTISRKEASDDVPDVNCG
- a CDS encoding response regulator, whose translation is MYRMLIVDDEKLLLNGLYELFLEAEGHRLEVYKASTALEALRVMSEKRVDILLSDIKMPKMSGLELGDQVKRQWPECKLIFLTGFDQFDYVHHAIKQGAQNYILKAEGDDAIVEAVRKTIRDLDEEQKMDTLIKQARDIQKKHAEHHRLIYLSDLLEGLQSQEDLTPQHLEAMGIKLAIDRPFIMCVARLDLVNSSLRARERQLLFTALHTVCVRFLSAYSEFTDVVYNREYYVFFIQSRDHSSKADEQLITFINGSIELIQQTLEKSTGYTFSFALTERSIVWSDVVKQFTVLKAFLSRYYDAQKIIVRNNNFTGSENQDEEEVRGFIEVFHKKANALETYIESGRRDEVQFILSELASYAEWEAIDDMRYMEMYCAVALRILTSANKLGLDRDTTVASHMSKLLQPTSILIRKEGIKTLQHILNQFEHYHSSQSSSMRIDILWKINQYIETHLGGDLSVSNLAEQVYLNPDYLSRMFKQSKGITLTEYIAALRIQRAKELLTDPRNLVQDIAKALGFTSAGYFSRFFKKETGQTPQEFRTS
- a CDS encoding extracellular solute-binding protein — protein: MTNKKRKVFSFAVVMMLSVSLLAGCSSNNANKVSNNEGVSTATNPPSDPMAKYDPPIELTVAISIADAIADGFSEEKWENSEWIKAYRDELGIIVKPLWYTKGADAGKQKMSVAIASGDIPDLVGASLENLATLSKTNLYTDLTDVYKNYGTPLTKEIITEEGNTALESATFGGKLIAIPSTSSSIDSASFLWARQDWLEKLGLPNPKTTDELYSALKAVVEQDPDGNGKKDTVGLMLSKDFLTPGLAEAIGLFNAFDAYPKTWVRGTDGKLVYGSAQPEVKDALAYLNKLYSEGLIEKDFGAKDSGKAAELAAAGRVGFNFGQMWNGMYPLQQTKDNFPDSNWMAYPIVSKDAQPANPQIQLNVENYYVMRSGYEHPEAIMKLINFWTELNYGDTSSEEYNRFLGPEPAPGHHYAVAKAWKAKKNLQGHLNITEAFKTGNASNLNAEEKGYYDNIQKYKDGDNANAQYEKVFGETGSFKYMNEYVNQDLFKMNEFYGAPTAAMKNRLKTIEQAVIEYYTKVIMGSDSLDNFDKFVDQLNKLGLEEVTKEVNDWDAAK
- a CDS encoding sugar ABC transporter permease, which encodes MELKGTRKRRFSTGAYHMMLLPAVILVLIYSYGPIVGIVIAFQDFIPSNGWFNSEWIGFDNFKYVFGMPDTMQVIGNTLFISLLKMIVGIIFPLGLAILLNEVKNVVFKRTVQTVVYMPYFISWIILSGILIDILSPSGGIINNFLGLFGFEPIYFLGDGAWFRFVIVASHIWKELGFDTIVYLAAILSIDKSLYEAAALDGAGHIKQMWHITLPGMKPIIVLLSVLSLGNILNAGFDQVFNLYSPQVYSSADILDTYVFRIGMEQMQYGVATAVGLFKSFVSFIFICTSYLLAYKLANYRIF
- a CDS encoding carbohydrate ABC transporter permease; this encodes MIERRTLSRKVFLYANYIFLTLFSITCLFPIIHMAALSFSSNAAVSAGWVTIWPVDFNLDSYKYIFSNNIFMSTVLVSFQRVILGVSLSLTLTVLAAYPLSKSNLKFRSRTIYSWFFVITMIFNGGLIPTFMVVKETGLMDTIWALVIPSAVNVFNIVLMLNFFRTQPPELEESAQMDGAGSLRTLWSIYLPISKPSLATIALFSIIFHWNSWFDGMIYMNSPSNYPLQTYLRTVIVSRDLTNMNASDLSLLANISNRTVMAAQLFVSMLPVLCIYPFLQKYFVKGIVLGSVKG
- a CDS encoding glycosyl hydrolase, with translation MVLQTKDEIYLIFRVRIADKNDWCHGDTYTDLMNPETVKLFIETNYEPYREAVGEEFGKTIPGIFTDEPTIQGFAERMNEPELTWIAWSELFAHEFEVRRGYSIWTLLPYFFFQGPLSSQIRYDYWLTVTETFSESYTKQIGEWCQEQGIQFTGHFHSEGSIVGQTRHSGSVMSHYRYLHIPGIDTLGEQTKEHLTIKQVSSVANQLGKKQVITETYGVTGWDLTFESRRWMGDWQFALGINLLTHHLSWYSLRGCRKRDYPPSFNYHTNWWSHNRRMEDYYARLGSVLSEGKLTRNVLVIHPASSVWSHLGQNVNISSWKNTAGNESMLTDYDKSFNEFVNRMVEWHVDYDLGDELIMKEFARAEKGQLYVGEAQYSLIVLPSLHNVMSSTLEVLLSFMDSGGIVAAFGEVPYLVDGRSESLQRLDDLKKHFQYIQFKDSAELITLLDEKTSRAVSILDQDGNEAKHFLHMHRQVQHGSTVFIVNNDRNNTHQVEISISEGQHLEEWDAWSGEMIPRPVAKKDGKIRFSDTFGPAQSKLYIVSSTSSNQEEIATVNNDQMTDVNQNHGSAQDHTLFEISNKYISELQPVSFERTAPNALVLDQCQFRMGNEPWSKPMEVWRAQRMIRERLGMRQVFHNGNLQRYFWIHQEHPGNETPLELRFTFVVADVPANDAFLVLEDAHRFDYELNGNCLDKKPEGYYLDRSMQKIKLSGLHEGINTLKVLISYCNDMELENAYIIGDFAVDPYRKIVIEPNNLTYGDWRKQGYPYYCGSMNYYFEIEKGIESVNGYRLEFGKYAAVLLEIKLDGTISKTIPWKSEAWFDIDPGVLTCQKNKVVVEVVGSPRNLFGPLHQQETNSSWIDWWSFHPEDEDYTLEYQGTPYGLLEPIKLLSSNKKVRDY